A region from the Haloarcula limicola genome encodes:
- a CDS encoding OsmC family protein has translation MADIEVTSTCEEGYTVESVINGEWELVVDALSNDGPSANEVLAADYASCYIPAFRVAADEHGYDDVGNVEVDVEAELDDDDDLVSIAFDMAVEEDLGDDERDIVERGEEICHVHSALREELHADISIESGV, from the coding sequence ATGGCAGACATCGAAGTCACCAGCACGTGCGAGGAAGGGTACACGGTCGAGAGCGTCATCAACGGCGAGTGGGAGCTCGTCGTCGACGCCCTCAGCAACGACGGCCCGTCGGCCAACGAAGTGCTCGCGGCCGACTACGCCTCCTGTTACATCCCGGCGTTCCGCGTCGCCGCCGACGAACACGGCTACGACGACGTGGGTAACGTCGAGGTCGACGTCGAGGCCGAACTCGACGACGACGACGACCTCGTCTCCATCGCCTTCGACATGGCGGTAGAGGAGGACCTCGGTGACGATGAGCGAGACATCGTCGAGCGCGGCGAGGAGATCTGTCACGTCCACTCGGCGCTCCGCGAGGAGCTTCACGCCGACATCTCCATCGAGTCCGGCGTCTGA
- a CDS encoding metal-dependent hydrolase, whose protein sequence is MELTWHGHSTWHVDVDGTELLIDPFFDNPYTDTDPEEIDPDYVLLTHGHADHIGDVDRYEGSGLVATPELVEYCEDNFGEFDAVGGMGMNLGGTVEVGDAFVTMHRSDHSNGIDTSYGTTGGMPAGFVISDTKPTQVSDEESTTFYHAGDTGLMTEMREIIGPYLEPDAAALPVGDHFTMGPWQAAVAADWLDVDTVFPMHYDTFPPIEIDTDDFVKEVKATGSDAEVEVLEGDETFEL, encoded by the coding sequence ATGGAACTCACCTGGCACGGCCACTCGACGTGGCACGTCGACGTAGACGGGACAGAACTGCTCATCGACCCGTTCTTCGACAACCCGTACACGGACACGGACCCGGAGGAGATCGACCCGGACTACGTCCTGTTGACGCACGGTCACGCCGACCACATCGGCGACGTGGACCGCTACGAGGGCAGCGGCCTCGTCGCCACGCCGGAACTCGTCGAGTACTGCGAGGACAACTTCGGCGAGTTCGACGCCGTCGGCGGCATGGGGATGAACCTCGGCGGCACCGTCGAGGTCGGCGACGCCTTCGTCACGATGCACCGCTCGGACCACTCTAACGGCATCGACACCTCCTACGGCACCACCGGCGGGATGCCCGCCGGGTTCGTCATCTCCGATACGAAGCCCACGCAGGTCAGCGACGAGGAGTCGACCACGTTCTACCACGCGGGCGACACCGGCCTGATGACGGAGATGCGCGAGATAATCGGCCCGTACCTCGAACCCGACGCCGCCGCGCTCCCGGTCGGCGACCACTTCACGATGGGGCCGTGGCAGGCCGCCGTCGCGGCCGACTGGCTGGACGTGGACACCGTCTTCCCGATGCACTACGACACGTTCCCGCCCATCGAGATCGACACCGACGACTTCGTCAAGGAGGTCAAGGCGACCGGTAGCGACGCCGAAGTCGAGGTCTTAGAGGGCGACGAGACGTTCGAACTCTAA
- a CDS encoding DUF7557 family protein yields MPSVELDDETIQRLDDLRVEDESYDELVNELINIYEAEELTLFHGGDEY; encoded by the coding sequence ATGCCATCCGTCGAACTCGACGACGAGACGATCCAGCGCCTGGACGACCTCCGCGTCGAGGACGAATCTTACGACGAACTCGTGAACGAGCTCATCAATATCTACGAGGCAGAGGAACTGACCCTGTTCCACGGCGGCGACGAGTACTAA
- a CDS encoding class I fructose-bisphosphate aldolase, translating into MRPLGNSPLVRNDKTLVLAHDHGLEHGPKQFGGVEERLDPREVFEMATHDAVTALAVGKGLAETYYPSYEDDVNLLAKLNGGSDLWMGDPYSPQNWSVDYAAELGADAIGYTIYPGVNRETDMFEDFRPVQEAARDHDLPIAMWSYPRGQAVKDHRTRDIIAYAARIGLELGADFTKVKYPRDKEAMEHAVNAAADNRVLLSGGSKTSDRDFLELVADCMDVGVSGLAVGRNVWQRDDPYDILDKLDEVVFEGASADDVL; encoded by the coding sequence ATGCGACCACTGGGTAACTCACCGCTCGTTCGCAACGACAAGACGCTCGTCCTGGCTCACGATCACGGCCTGGAACACGGACCCAAGCAGTTCGGCGGCGTCGAGGAGCGTCTCGACCCCCGGGAAGTGTTCGAGATGGCGACCCACGACGCCGTCACGGCGCTGGCCGTCGGGAAGGGCCTCGCCGAGACGTACTATCCGAGCTACGAGGACGACGTGAACCTGCTGGCGAAACTCAACGGCGGGTCGGACCTCTGGATGGGCGACCCCTACTCGCCGCAGAACTGGTCCGTCGACTACGCCGCGGAACTGGGCGCCGACGCCATCGGCTACACGATCTACCCCGGCGTGAACCGCGAGACGGACATGTTCGAGGACTTCCGCCCGGTACAGGAGGCCGCCCGCGACCACGACCTGCCCATCGCCATGTGGTCGTACCCGCGCGGACAGGCCGTCAAGGACCACCGGACCCGCGACATCATCGCCTACGCCGCCCGCATCGGGCTGGAACTCGGCGCGGACTTCACGAAGGTCAAGTACCCCCGCGACAAGGAGGCGATGGAACACGCCGTCAACGCCGCCGCGGACAACCGCGTCCTGCTCTCCGGCGGTTCGAAGACGTCGGACCGCGACTTCCTCGAACTCGTCGCGGACTGCATGGACGTAGGCGTCTCCGGCCTCGCCGTCGGCCGCAACGTCTGGCAGCGAGACGACCCCTACGACATCCTCGACAAGCTCGACGAAGTCGTCTTCGAGGGAGCCAGCGCGGACGACGTCCTGTAG
- a CDS encoding DUF5799 family protein, whose amino-acid sequence MSDNHWTDRIAGERMAVDQSFNEKVKASSFSNQQWGLVMTAVEFEIENPEDPESARVVADTSKLPSIMPELDRIDQQPAMGQSGGGSGGGSGGGGGFLSGVKDALGFGGGGGSSKQTEEAEQLAQEYAEDLQEKLESNGRWKAICEQAHSQSQS is encoded by the coding sequence ATGAGTGACAACCACTGGACCGACCGCATCGCGGGCGAGCGGATGGCAGTCGACCAGTCGTTCAACGAGAAGGTCAAAGCATCGTCGTTCTCGAACCAGCAGTGGGGCCTCGTGATGACGGCCGTCGAGTTCGAGATCGAGAACCCCGAGGACCCGGAGTCGGCGCGCGTCGTGGCCGACACGTCGAAGCTCCCGAGCATCATGCCGGAGCTCGACCGCATCGACCAGCAACCGGCGATGGGGCAGTCAGGCGGCGGGTCGGGCGGCGGGAGCGGCGGTGGCGGCGGCTTCCTCTCGGGCGTGAAAGACGCGCTCGGCTTCGGTGGCGGCGGCGGGTCCAGTAAGCAGACCGAGGAAGCCGAGCAGTTGGCACAGGAGTACGCCGAGGACCTCCAAGAGAAGCTCGAATCGAACGGGCGCTGGAAGGCGATCTGTGAACAGGCCCACTCGCAGTCGCAGAGTTAG
- the leuD gene encoding 3-isopropylmalate dehydratase small subunit, with protein sequence MSDATEDIPEVDYVEGTGIPIRGNDIDTDQIIPARFMKVVTFDGLGEFAFFDVRFDDEDNPKDHPMNEERFQDANVMVVNSNFGCGSSREHAPQALMRWGIDAIIGESFAEIFAGNCLALGIPTVTADHETINALQQWVDDNPDGRIEVDVAAETVRYGVPESDDSGAEQNSERSALGNEANVSVDDAQRQALVEGIWDTTALMKANRNAIEETAAQLPYLDQTRSDVEADD encoded by the coding sequence ATGAGCGACGCCACCGAGGACATCCCCGAAGTCGACTACGTCGAGGGGACCGGTATCCCCATCCGCGGGAACGACATCGACACGGACCAGATCATCCCCGCGCGGTTCATGAAGGTCGTCACCTTCGACGGCCTGGGCGAGTTCGCCTTCTTCGACGTCCGGTTCGACGACGAGGACAACCCGAAGGACCACCCGATGAACGAGGAGCGCTTCCAGGACGCCAACGTCATGGTGGTCAACAGCAACTTCGGCTGTGGCTCCTCCCGGGAACACGCCCCGCAGGCGCTGATGCGCTGGGGCATCGACGCCATCATCGGCGAGAGCTTCGCCGAGATCTTCGCGGGCAACTGCCTCGCGCTCGGCATCCCGACGGTGACCGCCGACCACGAGACCATCAACGCGCTCCAGCAGTGGGTCGACGACAACCCGGACGGGAGAATCGAAGTCGACGTGGCGGCAGAGACGGTTCGTTACGGCGTTCCGGAATCGGACGATTCCGGAGCCGAGCAGAACTCGGAGAGGTCTGCGCTCGGCAACGAAGCGAACGTCTCCGTCGACGACGCTCAGCGACAGGCCCTCGTCGAGGGTATCTGGGACACGACGGCGCTGATGAAGGCCAACCGGAACGCCATCGAGGAGACGGCCGCACAGCTGCCGTATCTGGACCAGACGCGGTCGGACGTCGAAGCGGACGATTAA
- the ilvC gene encoding ketol-acid reductoisomerase: protein MTDELNTTVYYDDDADVSTLDDETVAVLGYGSQGHAHSLNLHDSGVDVVVGLREDSSSRSAAEEAGLRVETPDAAAREADRVVMLVPDTVQPAVYEAIEDELDEGDTLQFAHGFNIHYGQIEPPEGVDVTMVAPKSPGHLVRRTYERGEGTPGLIAIYQDATGDAKEESLAYAKGIGCTRAGVIETTFQEEVETDLFGEQAVLCGGVTEMVKAGFETLVDAGYAPEMAYFECLNELKLIVDLMYEGGHMGMWNSVSDTAEYGGLTRGEEVIDREGMEKILEEVQNGEFAREWINENQAHRPAYKQYRAAEENHQIEEVGGGLRELFAWGEDADQEKEEAPADD from the coding sequence ATGACTGACGAACTCAACACGACGGTTTACTACGACGACGACGCGGACGTATCGACACTCGACGACGAGACGGTTGCCGTACTCGGCTACGGTTCGCAGGGCCACGCCCACTCCCTGAACCTGCACGACTCCGGGGTCGACGTCGTCGTCGGCCTGCGCGAGGACTCCTCCTCGCGCTCGGCGGCCGAAGAGGCCGGTCTGCGCGTCGAGACGCCGGACGCGGCGGCCCGAGAGGCCGACCGCGTCGTCATGCTCGTCCCCGACACCGTCCAGCCGGCCGTCTACGAGGCCATCGAGGACGAGCTCGACGAGGGCGACACGCTCCAGTTCGCCCACGGGTTCAACATCCACTACGGGCAGATCGAACCGCCGGAGGGCGTCGACGTGACGATGGTCGCACCGAAGTCCCCGGGCCACCTCGTGCGCCGGACCTACGAGCGCGGCGAGGGGACCCCCGGACTCATCGCGATCTACCAGGACGCGACCGGCGACGCCAAGGAGGAGTCGCTGGCCTACGCGAAGGGCATCGGTTGCACCCGCGCCGGCGTCATCGAGACGACGTTCCAGGAGGAGGTCGAGACGGACCTCTTCGGCGAGCAGGCGGTACTCTGTGGCGGCGTCACCGAGATGGTCAAGGCCGGCTTCGAGACGCTCGTCGACGCGGGCTACGCCCCGGAGATGGCCTACTTCGAGTGCCTGAACGAGCTCAAGCTCATCGTCGACCTGATGTACGAAGGCGGTCACATGGGCATGTGGAACTCCGTCTCCGACACCGCCGAGTACGGCGGTCTCACCCGCGGTGAGGAGGTCATCGACCGCGAGGGCATGGAGAAGATCCTCGAAGAGGTCCAGAACGGCGAGTTCGCCCGCGAGTGGATCAACGAGAACCAGGCTCACCGGCCCGCCTACAAGCAGTATCGCGCGGCGGAGGAGAACCACCAGATCGAGGAGGTCGGCGGCGGCCTGCGCGAGCTGTTCGCGTGGGGCGAGGACGCCGACCAGGAGAAAGAGGAAGCACCAGCAGATGACTGA
- a CDS encoding S1C family serine protease, translating to MTNDRASRRGFLGALGVALAGAAGCQTPGQTGDSSGSEAGGIATDAGGSAARQSTNATRQAGSVYTDVYRAVADSVVSVRVYARNGRGSEGSGFLVDGEYLVTNEHVVSGGDEFYVRFADTDWREVSVVGTDVYSDLAVLRARNVPESATPLPFVRRDPPVGTRVVAIGNPFGLSGSVSEGIVSGVDRTLRSANDFSIAAAIQTDAAVNPGNSGGPLVNLDGDVLGVINSGGGDNVAFAISALLCRRVVPALVEDGRYRHSYMGVTLQSVTPLLARANDLERASGVYIDRVLPGGPAAGVLDGSDRTRSVSGTAVPAGGDVIRRLDDTPTPTRQALATFLALETSPGDTISVTLARDGEQRTVDLELGTRPRP from the coding sequence ATGACGAACGACCGCGCGTCTCGCCGCGGCTTTCTCGGCGCGCTCGGCGTCGCGCTCGCCGGAGCAGCGGGCTGTCAGACGCCTGGACAGACGGGCGACTCGAGCGGTTCCGAAGCGGGCGGCATCGCCACCGACGCGGGCGGATCCGCCGCCCGACAGTCGACGAACGCGACACGGCAGGCGGGAAGCGTCTACACGGACGTCTACCGAGCGGTCGCCGACTCCGTGGTCTCCGTGCGCGTCTACGCGCGCAACGGCCGCGGCTCCGAGGGCAGCGGTTTCCTCGTGGACGGCGAGTACCTCGTCACGAACGAGCACGTCGTCTCCGGCGGCGACGAGTTCTACGTCAGGTTCGCCGACACCGACTGGCGGGAAGTCTCGGTCGTCGGGACGGACGTCTACAGCGACCTCGCGGTGTTGCGAGCCCGGAACGTCCCCGAGAGCGCGACGCCGCTGCCGTTCGTTCGCCGGGACCCGCCAGTGGGGACGCGGGTCGTCGCCATCGGCAACCCGTTCGGCCTCTCGGGATCCGTCTCGGAGGGGATCGTCAGCGGCGTCGACCGAACCCTCCGTAGCGCGAACGACTTCTCCATCGCCGCCGCTATCCAGACGGACGCGGCGGTCAACCCCGGCAACAGCGGCGGCCCGCTCGTGAACCTCGACGGCGACGTCCTCGGGGTCATCAACTCCGGCGGCGGCGACAACGTCGCGTTCGCCATCTCCGCGCTGCTCTGCCGGCGCGTCGTCCCGGCGCTCGTCGAGGACGGGCGCTATCGCCACTCGTACATGGGCGTGACGCTCCAGAGCGTGACTCCGCTCCTGGCCCGCGCGAACGACCTGGAACGGGCCAGCGGCGTCTACATCGACCGCGTCCTCCCCGGCGGCCCGGCCGCCGGCGTCCTCGACGGCTCCGACCGAACGCGGTCGGTCTCCGGCACCGCAGTTCCCGCCGGTGGCGACGTGATTCGCCGCCTCGACGACACCCCGACGCCGACGCGACAGGCGCTGGCGACGTTCCTCGCGCTGGAGACCAGCCCCGGCGACACGATCTCGGTCACGCTGGCCCGCGACGGGGAACAGCGGACGGTCGATTTGGAACTCGGGACGCGCCCGCGCCCCTAG
- a CDS encoding isocitrate/isopropylmalate dehydrogenase family protein, translating into MTHEIAVIPGDGIGQEVTPAAVEVLSAIETVDFDFVEGDAGDAVKAETGEALPQETRDVAADADATLFGAAGETAADVILPLREVVGSFANVRPARSYPGLDAVQPDTDIVFIRENTEGVYTGIESEITEGVRTLTRVITEEASRDIAEYGFDYAKQNGYEDVTIAHKANVMRQTDGLFLETAEAVAEERGADYDTALMDALAMHLVMTPEEYDVIICPNLAGDMLSDLSAGLVGGLGLLPSANVGEDNALFEPVHGSAPDIAGEGVANPSAMILSAAMLLEHLGYDEEGERVRTAVESVLESGPRTPDLGGDAGTTDVTDAVVDEL; encoded by the coding sequence ATGACACACGAGATCGCGGTCATCCCCGGTGACGGGATCGGACAGGAGGTCACGCCCGCCGCCGTCGAGGTCCTTTCGGCCATCGAGACGGTCGATTTCGACTTCGTCGAGGGCGACGCAGGCGACGCAGTGAAAGCGGAGACCGGCGAGGCGCTCCCGCAGGAGACGCGGGACGTCGCGGCCGACGCCGACGCGACGCTGTTCGGCGCGGCCGGCGAGACGGCCGCCGACGTCATCCTCCCGCTGCGCGAGGTCGTCGGCTCGTTCGCCAACGTCCGTCCGGCGCGGTCGTACCCCGGACTAGACGCGGTTCAGCCGGACACCGATATCGTGTTCATCCGGGAGAACACCGAGGGCGTCTACACCGGCATCGAGAGCGAGATCACCGAGGGCGTGCGGACGCTGACTCGCGTCATCACGGAGGAAGCTTCCCGCGACATCGCCGAGTACGGCTTCGACTACGCGAAGCAGAACGGCTACGAGGACGTGACCATCGCCCACAAGGCCAACGTCATGCGTCAGACGGACGGCCTGTTCCTCGAGACCGCCGAAGCGGTCGCGGAGGAACGAGGTGCCGACTACGACACGGCCCTGATGGACGCGCTGGCGATGCATCTGGTGATGACGCCCGAGGAGTACGACGTCATCATCTGCCCCAACCTCGCGGGCGATATGCTCTCTGACCTCTCGGCCGGACTGGTCGGCGGCCTCGGACTGCTCCCGTCGGCGAACGTCGGCGAGGACAACGCGCTGTTCGAACCCGTCCACGGGTCGGCTCCGGACATCGCCGGCGAGGGCGTCGCCAACCCTTCGGCGATGATCCTCTCCGCGGCGATGCTGTTAGAGCACCTCGGCTACGACGAGGAGGGCGAGCGGGTGCGAACCGCGGTCGAATCGGTCCTCGAATCCGGCCCGCGTACGCCCGACCTCGGCGGCGACGCCGGGACGACGGACGTCACCGACGCCGTCGTCGACGAACTGTAG
- the pfkB gene encoding 1-phosphofructokinase — protein sequence MIVTLTFNPAVDQTIQFDEPMAPDRVMRASDARFDAGGKGINVAQFLTAMAKPCVATGVVGGFTGKFIRDDMRADGVETDFVEVAGTTRLNTTALAEGVEYKLNHDGPTVGESDLDAVIGRVREQDPDRVLVGGSLPPGLSVADVDTVATAGDWDTIVDMEGKALRELDARYALCKPNREELGDATGADVSTIEGCARAADAFRDRGFDRVLASLGGDGAVLANGSDLLYAEALDVDVVDTVGAGDALLSGVVAAWEDGEDDATALQNGVAVSARLVEQAGTAVPSFEDIETLRERVTVREL from the coding sequence ATGATAGTCACACTCACGTTCAACCCGGCGGTCGACCAGACGATTCAGTTCGACGAACCGATGGCTCCGGACCGCGTCATGCGGGCCAGCGACGCCCGCTTCGACGCCGGCGGGAAGGGGATCAACGTCGCGCAGTTCCTCACGGCGATGGCGAAGCCCTGCGTCGCCACCGGCGTCGTCGGCGGGTTCACGGGCAAGTTTATCCGCGACGACATGCGGGCCGACGGCGTAGAAACCGATTTCGTCGAGGTAGCGGGAACGACGCGACTCAACACGACGGCGCTCGCCGAGGGCGTCGAGTACAAGCTCAACCACGACGGGCCGACGGTCGGGGAGAGCGACCTCGACGCGGTTATCGGGCGGGTCCGCGAACAGGACCCCGACCGCGTCCTCGTCGGCGGGAGTCTCCCGCCGGGTCTGTCCGTCGCAGACGTCGATACCGTCGCCACGGCGGGCGACTGGGACACCATCGTCGACATGGAGGGAAAGGCGCTCCGAGAACTCGACGCGCGGTACGCCCTCTGTAAGCCCAACCGCGAAGAGCTCGGCGACGCCACCGGTGCCGACGTCTCGACCATCGAGGGCTGCGCGCGCGCGGCCGACGCCTTCCGCGACCGCGGGTTCGACCGCGTGCTGGCCTCGCTGGGCGGCGACGGCGCGGTACTCGCAAACGGTTCGGACCTCCTCTACGCCGAAGCCCTCGACGTGGACGTCGTCGATACCGTCGGTGCCGGCGACGCCCTCCTCTCCGGGGTCGTCGCCGCGTGGGAGGACGGAGAGGACGACGCGACGGCGCTGCAGAACGGCGTCGCCGTCTCCGCGCGACTCGTCGAACAGGCCGGCACCGCCGTTCCGTCCTTCGAGGATATCGAGACGTTGCGAGAACGAGTGACGGTTCGAGAGTTGTAG
- the glpR gene encoding HTH-type transcriptional regulator GlpR, with translation MLPAERKRTIVQLVTERDGCSVSVLADELEFSKATIRRDLRDLEEEGRIERSHGGAVPASSVGTERSYDQREVEHLEAKRAIAARASEEIREGEVVFFDAGTTTMEVARAAPDEGYVAATNMPELATELSDGEIDVKLTGGTLRARTRALVGSTAEAFLDRTNFDLLFLGTNALDATVGLSTPNEAEAAVKRQMVERAGRVVLVADSSKFGERSFVSFADLSDVDMLVTDEALPAALAEAVSEADVDVVVEGITA, from the coding sequence ATGCTCCCGGCCGAACGCAAACGAACTATCGTCCAGCTGGTGACGGAACGAGACGGCTGTTCCGTCTCCGTGCTGGCCGACGAACTGGAGTTCTCGAAGGCGACGATCCGCCGAGACCTCCGCGACCTCGAAGAGGAGGGCCGCATCGAACGCTCGCACGGCGGGGCGGTCCCGGCGTCGTCGGTCGGTACGGAGCGTTCGTACGACCAGCGCGAGGTCGAGCACTTAGAGGCGAAGCGGGCCATCGCCGCGCGGGCGAGCGAGGAGATCCGCGAGGGCGAGGTCGTCTTCTTCGACGCGGGGACGACCACGATGGAGGTCGCGCGGGCCGCCCCCGACGAGGGGTACGTCGCCGCGACGAACATGCCGGAACTCGCCACGGAACTGTCTGACGGCGAGATCGACGTGAAACTGACCGGCGGGACGCTGCGGGCGCGAACGCGCGCGCTCGTCGGCTCGACCGCCGAGGCCTTCCTCGATCGGACGAACTTCGACCTCCTCTTTCTGGGGACCAACGCGCTGGACGCGACGGTCGGCCTCTCGACGCCCAACGAGGCCGAGGCCGCGGTCAAGCGCCAGATGGTCGAACGCGCCGGACGCGTCGTCCTCGTCGCGGACAGTTCGAAGTTCGGGGAACGGAGCTTCGTCTCGTTTGCGGACCTGTCGGACGTCGATATGCTCGTCACGGACGAGGCGCTCCCGGCGGCCCTCGCCGAGGCGGTTTCCGAGGCGGACGTCGACGTCGTCGTCGAAGGTATCACAGCATGA
- the leuC gene encoding 3-isopropylmalate dehydratase large subunit: MSQGTLYDKVWDRHKVTTLPNGQDQMFVGLHLIHEVTSPQAFGMLQERGLEVARPDLTHATVDHIVPTANQDRPYADDAAENMMSELEQNVRDAGIEFSDPTTGDQGIVHVIGPEQGITQPGKTIVCGDSHTSTHGAFGALAFGIGTSQIRDVLATQTIAMEKQKVRKIEVNGELGEGVEAKDIVLEIIRRLGTEGGVGYVYEYAGEAIENLDMEGRMSICNMSIEGGARAGYVNPDETTVEWLKDTDYFRENPEKFEELKPYWESIRSDEDAEYDDVVEIDASDLDPVVTWGTTPGQGIGIDDPIPAPEDLPEDKQDTARRAQKHMRVEPGETMNGYDIDVAFLGSCTNARMPDLRRAARVVKGRQVADDVRAFVVPGSQRVQRTAEEEGLKDVFEEAGFEWRNAGCSMCLGMNEDQLEGDEACASSSNRNFVGRQGSKDGRTVLMNPRMVAAAAINGEVSDVRDLKEVNLA; this comes from the coding sequence ATGAGTCAGGGGACGCTCTACGACAAAGTCTGGGACCGGCACAAAGTCACGACGCTGCCGAACGGGCAGGACCAGATGTTCGTCGGCCTCCACCTCATCCACGAGGTCACCAGCCCGCAGGCGTTCGGGATGCTCCAGGAGCGCGGCCTCGAAGTCGCACGACCGGACTTGACCCACGCGACGGTCGACCACATCGTCCCGACGGCGAATCAGGACCGGCCCTACGCCGACGACGCGGCCGAGAACATGATGTCCGAACTCGAACAGAACGTCCGGGACGCCGGCATCGAGTTCTCGGACCCGACGACCGGCGATCAGGGGATCGTCCACGTCATCGGGCCGGAGCAGGGGATCACCCAGCCCGGCAAGACCATCGTCTGCGGCGACAGCCACACCTCCACGCACGGCGCGTTCGGCGCCCTGGCGTTCGGTATCGGGACCAGCCAAATTCGGGACGTGCTGGCGACCCAAACCATCGCCATGGAGAAGCAGAAGGTCCGGAAGATCGAGGTCAACGGCGAACTCGGCGAGGGCGTCGAGGCCAAGGACATCGTCCTCGAGATCATCCGCCGGCTCGGTACCGAGGGCGGCGTCGGCTACGTCTACGAGTACGCCGGCGAGGCCATCGAGAACCTCGACATGGAGGGACGGATGTCCATCTGTAACATGTCCATCGAGGGCGGCGCTCGCGCGGGCTACGTCAACCCCGACGAGACAACCGTCGAGTGGCTGAAAGACACCGACTACTTCCGGGAGAACCCCGAGAAGTTCGAGGAACTGAAGCCGTACTGGGAGTCCATCCGCAGCGACGAGGACGCCGAGTACGACGACGTGGTCGAGATCGACGCGAGCGACCTCGACCCCGTCGTGACGTGGGGGACCACGCCCGGTCAGGGCATCGGCATCGACGACCCGATCCCGGCCCCCGAGGACCTCCCCGAGGACAAGCAGGACACCGCCCGGCGCGCCCAGAAGCACATGCGCGTCGAGCCCGGCGAGACGATGAACGGCTACGACATCGACGTGGCCTTCCTCGGCTCGTGTACGAACGCGCGGATGCCCGACCTGCGCCGCGCGGCCCGCGTCGTCAAGGGCCGGCAGGTCGCCGACGACGTGCGCGCGTTCGTCGTCCCCGGCAGCCAGCGCGTCCAGCGCACCGCCGAGGAAGAGGGGCTCAAGGACGTCTTCGAGGAGGCCGGCTTCGAGTGGCGCAACGCCGGCTGTTCGATGTGTCTTGGCATGAACGAGGACCAACTGGAGGGCGACGAGGCGTGTGCCTCCTCCTCGAACCGGAACTTCGTCGGCCGGCAGGGGAGCAAGGACGGCCGCACCGTCCTGATGAACCCCCGGATGGTGGCCGCGGCGGCCATCAACGGCGAAGTCTCTGACGTGCGGGACCTGAAGGAGGTGAATCTGGCATGA
- a CDS encoding DUF6293 family protein: MERIREVHIAPLGHERDRIVEPIRRHNADAVYLLNRTERRQQFTPYQQALVEDLENDSVDIEIHETDLDDLYDVMAVVTTLAADHPDDIVRVNVSSGPKVAAIGSAIACMATDATAYYVHPERHVPSVAEEPLTEGVREAEVLPSYPIEAIPRDQVAILDYLDRTNSESYTAKKKDLIEFAEEDALSFIDDANPSNDKAKFALLNANVVDPLAADGYISVRAVGRTKQIALTETGRNVLHAFRHKL, from the coding sequence ATGGAGCGGATACGCGAGGTCCACATCGCGCCGCTGGGGCACGAACGGGACCGCATCGTCGAGCCGATTCGCCGGCACAACGCCGACGCCGTCTATCTGCTGAACCGGACCGAGCGACGACAGCAGTTCACGCCGTATCAACAGGCCCTCGTCGAGGACCTGGAGAACGACAGCGTCGATATCGAGATTCACGAGACCGATCTGGACGACCTCTACGACGTGATGGCTGTCGTCACGACCCTCGCCGCGGACCACCCCGACGACATCGTCCGGGTCAACGTCTCCAGCGGGCCGAAGGTGGCGGCTATCGGGAGCGCCATCGCCTGCATGGCGACGGACGCGACGGCGTACTACGTCCATCCCGAACGCCACGTCCCCTCTGTCGCCGAGGAACCGCTCACGGAAGGGGTTCGGGAAGCCGAGGTGCTCCCCTCCTATCCCATCGAGGCCATCCCCAGGGACCAGGTCGCTATCCTCGACTACCTCGACCGGACCAACAGCGAGAGTTACACGGCCAAGAAGAAGGACCTCATCGAGTTCGCCGAGGAGGACGCGCTGTCGTTCATCGACGACGCGAACCCCTCGAACGACAAGGCGAAGTTCGCGCTGTTGAACGCGAACGTCGTCGATCCGCTGGCGGCCGACGGCTACATATCCGTTCGAGCGGTCGGTCGGACGAAACAGATAGCACTGACCGAAACTGGCCGGAACGTCCTCCACGCGTTTCGGCACAAGCTCTGA